A genomic segment from Nicotiana tabacum cultivar K326 chromosome 7, ASM71507v2, whole genome shotgun sequence encodes:
- the LOC142162098 gene encoding secreted RxLR effector protein 161-like translates to MSKDIADIQATKRIPATCAISKLSRFTSNPNKHHWVAMKRILGYLEYTQDYALHYNKYPTVIEGYSDANWITGSTETKSTNGYVFTVGGGVVSWKSSKQTCIARSTMESELIALDKASEEAEWLQNILEDISFWPKPLAPICIHCDSEAAKGRAGNVMYNGKSSHIR, encoded by the exons atgagtAAAGACATTGCCGACATTCAAGCTACTAAGCGTATCCctgcta cttgtgcaataagtaaacttagtcgattcacaAGTAATCCCAACAAACATCACTGGGTGGCAATGAAACGAATTCTGGGATATTTGGAATATACCCAAGACTACGctttacattacaataaatatcctACGGTTATcgaaggatatagtgatgcaaattggataacCGGCTCAACAGAAACAAAGTCCACAAATGGATATGTTTTTACTGTTGGTGGAGGAGTAGTATCTTGGAAGTCTTCCAAACAGACGTGCATCgctcgctctacaatggaatCAGAGCTTATAGCTTTGGATAAGGCCAgcgaagaagctgaatggcttcaAAATATCTTAGAAGACATTTCGTTCTGGCCAAAACCTTTGGCTcctatatgcatacattgcgatagtgagGCTGCAAAAGGACGGGCAGGGAACGTTATGTATAATGGAAAGTCTAGTCATATACGATGA